One part of the Marinobacterium rhizophilum genome encodes these proteins:
- the merA gene encoding mercury(II) reductase, whose translation MNSELDNHDTGADAPLHGKPLRIAIIGTGAAAMAAALKAVERGARVTLIERAQVGGTCVNTGCVPSKIMIRAAHIARLRRESPFDGCIEPASPAVSKARLLHKQQARVAALQQAKYADILQSTDGITLLRAEARFDSASGLRLQVHGGEERLLAFDRCLVATGSRPAVPAIAGLEDTPYWTSTEALASDTLPARLAVIGSSAVAVELAQAFARLGSEVTLLARSTLFSREDPAIGQAITSALRDEGIRVLEHTQARRIAHRDGEFSLQLQQADAPGACTLAADRLLVATGRTPNTAALTPECAGIPLTPEGAIAVDRQMRTGIAGIYAAGDCTDQPEYVYVAAAAGTRAAINMTGGEASLDLTCVPAVVFTDPQIATVGYSEALARLAGIDTDSRTLTLDNLPRALVNFDTRGFIKLVTDARHGRLIGVQAVAPEAGELIQSAALAIQGRMTVQALAGQLFPYLTAVEGLRLAAQTFSSDVTRLSCCAG comes from the coding sequence ATGAACAGCGAGCTGGATAACCACGACACTGGCGCGGACGCGCCTCTGCACGGCAAGCCACTGCGGATTGCCATCATCGGCACTGGCGCTGCCGCCATGGCCGCGGCGCTGAAGGCCGTTGAGCGCGGCGCCAGGGTGACCCTGATCGAACGCGCCCAGGTCGGTGGCACCTGCGTCAATACCGGCTGCGTACCGTCCAAGATCATGATCCGGGCCGCTCATATTGCCCGGCTGCGTCGCGAAAGCCCGTTCGACGGCTGTATCGAACCGGCGTCTCCCGCGGTATCCAAAGCCCGGCTGCTGCACAAGCAGCAGGCGCGTGTCGCTGCCCTGCAACAGGCCAAATATGCCGACATTCTGCAAAGCACGGACGGCATTACCCTGTTACGCGCAGAAGCCCGTTTCGACAGTGCTTCCGGCCTGCGGCTACAGGTGCACGGTGGTGAAGAACGGCTGCTGGCGTTCGATCGCTGCCTTGTCGCGACCGGTAGCCGCCCTGCAGTGCCGGCCATAGCCGGTCTTGAGGACACTCCTTACTGGACCTCGACCGAGGCGCTGGCATCCGACACCCTGCCAGCCAGGCTCGCAGTGATAGGATCTTCCGCTGTGGCGGTGGAACTGGCGCAGGCGTTTGCCCGCCTGGGTAGCGAGGTGACCTTGCTGGCACGCTCGACCCTGTTTTCCCGTGAAGACCCCGCCATCGGCCAGGCCATCACCAGCGCACTGCGCGACGAGGGCATCCGGGTGCTTGAGCACACCCAGGCCCGCCGCATCGCTCACCGCGACGGTGAATTCAGCCTTCAGCTACAGCAGGCCGATGCACCCGGCGCTTGCACCCTCGCTGCCGACCGGCTGCTGGTGGCTACCGGCCGCACACCCAACACCGCCGCCCTGACCCCGGAGTGCGCCGGTATCCCGCTGACCCCTGAGGGCGCCATCGCGGTTGACCGGCAGATGCGCACCGGCATAGCCGGTATCTATGCCGCCGGAGACTGTACCGATCAGCCCGAATATGTCTATGTCGCTGCAGCCGCCGGGACCCGCGCCGCCATCAACATGACTGGTGGTGAAGCGAGCCTGGACCTGACATGCGTACCGGCGGTGGTGTTTACCGACCCCCAGATCGCAACCGTGGGCTACAGCGAAGCCCTGGCGCGTCTTGCCGGGATTGACACCGACAGTCGCACCCTGACGCTGGACAACCTGCCCCGCGCCCTGGTGAATTTCGACACCCGTGGATTTATCAAGCTGGTAACCGATGCCCGCCACGGGCGCCTGATTGGCGTTCAGGCCGTCGCACCCGAGGCCGGAGAACTCATCCAGAGTGCGGCGCTCGCCATCCAAGGCCGCATGACGGTCCAGGCACTCGCCGGCCAGCTCTTCCCCTACCTGACTGCAGTGGAAGGACTCAGGCTCGCGGCCCAGACCTTCAGCTCGGATGTGACCCGGTTATCCTGCTGTGCCGGCTGA